A window of Lusitaniella coriacea LEGE 07157 contains these coding sequences:
- a CDS encoding NIF family HAD-type phosphatase, producing MKIAFDLDDTLIETTQKFASGTEANSLFFKLFFKEKLRKGTKELLKSLEQDHELWIYTNSLREIAYIKRLFALIGVSLSGVVNSEIHDRFVRNRPNLKNYSKVPQSFGIDLLIDDSPGVEMECQEQNCDVLIVEPSDLEWVNKIVQKVSGA from the coding sequence ATGAAAATTGCCTTCGACCTCGATGACACCTTAATTGAAACAACCCAAAAATTTGCATCTGGAACGGAAGCGAATTCATTATTTTTCAAACTTTTCTTCAAGGAAAAATTGAGAAAGGGAACAAAAGAATTATTGAAAAGCCTCGAACAAGACCACGAACTCTGGATTTATACAAATTCCTTAAGAGAGATTGCCTATATTAAACGGTTATTTGCTTTAATCGGCGTTTCTTTGAGTGGTGTTGTTAATTCGGAAATCCACGATCGTTTTGTCAGAAATAGACCCAATCTCAAAAACTATTCTAAAGTACCTCAATCTTTTGGTATTGATTTATTGATTGATGATTCTCCTGGGGTTGAGATGGAGTGTCAGGAGCAAAATTGTGATGTTTTAATCGTTGAACCTTCTGATTTAGAATGGGTGAATAAAATTGTACAAAAGGTTAGTGGCGCTTAA
- a CDS encoding serine/threonine-protein kinase produces the protein MLLNNRYQVLQTLGSGGFGKTFIAEDTHMPSGRWCVVKQLHPISNDPQTYQLIKERFQREAAILEDLGSQSDRIPTLYAYCEENNEFYLVQELIEGKTLAATLQQKGMLSESQVENFLANFLPILDYIHNKQIIHRDIKPDNIIIRQSDNKPVLIDFGAVKEAMGTQVNLSGSQAGSIIIGTPGFMPSEQAAGRPVYSSDLYATGLTAIYLLTGRLPQDIETDSYTGELIWKQYMPKVRPTLATILNKAIHSNARERYTTAQEMFQALLQSPVNRVSSNNKIKAGVSSPSKLGDLQKTLLIGSFIGVAIFAGFFIIKQSQKLEDSQQAIPNLEISEKASPKISQTESIGWIRLGAVKNTSGFASIGEPLIVTTQPITINPKIVPAINSQVKIITGVNLRKNVPQPPNYKLEKRVNVLLENQQLKILSLKTFVDTASTSPYTVVWAEVAIP, from the coding sequence ATGTTATTAAACAATCGCTATCAAGTTCTACAAACTCTCGGTTCTGGTGGATTTGGGAAAACCTTTATTGCAGAAGATACACATATGCCATCTGGACGTTGGTGTGTTGTCAAACAATTGCATCCAATTTCTAACGATCCTCAAACCTATCAACTGATTAAAGAGCGTTTTCAACGAGAAGCTGCTATTTTGGAAGACCTAGGTAGTCAAAGCGATCGAATTCCTACACTTTATGCTTATTGTGAAGAGAATAATGAATTTTATTTGGTTCAAGAACTAATAGAGGGAAAAACTTTAGCTGCTACTCTACAGCAAAAAGGAATGCTTAGTGAAAGTCAAGTTGAAAACTTTTTAGCCAACTTCTTGCCTATCTTAGATTATATTCATAATAAGCAAATTATTCATAGAGATATTAAGCCCGACAACATAATTATTCGACAATCTGATAATAAACCAGTACTTATCGATTTTGGTGCAGTAAAAGAGGCTATGGGAACTCAGGTAAATCTCTCAGGAAGTCAAGCTGGCTCAATTATAATTGGTACTCCTGGGTTTATGCCTTCTGAACAAGCTGCTGGACGACCAGTTTATAGCAGTGATTTATATGCCACTGGCTTAACTGCTATTTATCTACTAACTGGTAGACTTCCCCAAGATATAGAAACGGATTCTTATACAGGAGAACTTATATGGAAGCAATATATGCCTAAAGTCAGACCGACTCTTGCTACTATTCTAAATAAAGCTATTCATTCTAATGCTCGTGAGCGATATACAACAGCACAGGAAATGTTTCAAGCGCTTTTACAGTCTCCTGTAAATAGAGTATCTTCCAATAATAAAATCAAGGCTGGCGTTTCTTCTCCATCGAAATTGGGAGACTTACAAAAAACTTTATTGATTGGAAGTTTTATTGGAGTAGCTATTTTTGCAGGATTTTTTATAATAAAACAGTCTCAAAAATTAGAAGACTCTCAACAAGCAATTCCAAACCTCGAAATTTCCGAGAAAGCCTCACCTAAGATTTCTCAAACTGAGTCTATAGGTTGGATTCGACTTGGTGCTGTTAAAAATACATCAGGATTTGCATCAATAGGAGAGCCGCTAATTGTAACAACACAACCTATAACAATCAACCCGAAGATTGTACCAGCAATTAACAGCCAAGTAAAAATTATCACTGGAGTTAATTTAAGAAAAAATGTTCCACAACCGCCTAATTATAAGTTGGAAAAAAGAGTGAATGTATTACTAGAAAATCAGCAGTTAAAGATATTGAGCTTAAAAACATTTGTAGATACTGCTAGTACCTCTCCTTATACAGTTGTCTGGGCAGAGGTTGCTATACCCTAG